A portion of the Parambassis ranga chromosome 22, fParRan2.1, whole genome shotgun sequence genome contains these proteins:
- the senp2 gene encoding sentrin-specific protease 2 produces the protein MYGWIFDGISSLFEPVTGQNPNGLPGKGNVSAEGPTRPGVKAAAAARRLESNGRPAKRNYQSVYVADSVCQSDPVEVKRRKLDIVISFVKKTVAGVAGLLRLRNPLTTRYEEPRHCEDTQQSVTVMGIDELQTSWLNNTEWRMDKAGGGADERGGKYPFQSSSAPLMRQYSGSALSIGVPDRERRGSLQLLPIRPGVRVGTANSDPTCNGFRQNRCYKPSLTVEQALKQNDKEHYRRLLEMVTEKYSKTQPLPFNQAKQDESVSQVDHKITASGKTFESSVSRKIKCTAVPSVYTWRNTSATKDRWGGIYSKSVTGSFEDTQPVRCAKNPAAELDLSTEVATRLSLVDRDTHAISLYNTQSAHKRHSDEEIPRLTREMAAEVSGALSQRDPNLVLSAGFKLYITQRDLATLEEGCCLNDEVINFYLSLLMERGSSEAGRLKVYSFSTFFFPKLRGGGGNQTSGHAAVRRWTKAVDLFLFDLILVPLHLGAHWAMAVIDLKSKAVKSYDSLGHGHDDICRLLLLYLKEEHRAKKDRELDSAKWVIGSLRASEIPQQENGTDCGVFACKYADYIVRGKPLSFKQCHMPLFRKLMIWEILNRKLL, from the exons ATGTATGGATGGATATTTGACGGAATCTCGTCGCTGTTTGAGCCCGTTACGGGGCAGAATCCAAACGGGTTGCCCGGGAAAGGTAACGTTAGCGCGGAGGGACCCACGCGACCTGGcgtgaaagcagcagcagcagcacggcgGCTGGAGAGCAACGGCAGACCGGCTAAACGGAACTACCAGAG TGTGTatgttgcagacagtgtttgTCAGAGTGACCCAGTAGAGGTGAAAAGACGCAAACTAG ATATAGTAATAAGCTTTGTGAAGAAGACTGTGGCTGGAGTAGCAGGTCTACTCAGGCTGCGGAATCCTCTGACAACCAGATATGAGGAGCCGAGGCactgtgaagacacacag CAGTCTGTCACTGTAATGGGCATAGATGAGCTCCAGACCTCATGGCTGAACAATACTGAGTGGAGAATGG ataAAGCAGGAGGGGGGGCAGATGAAAGGGGTGGGAAGTATCCCTTTCAAAGCTCCTCAGCTCCTTTAATGAGACAATACAG tggTTCAGCCCTCTCTATTGGGGTGCCggacagggagaggagaggctCCCTCCAGCTGCTGCCCATAAGGCCCGGTGTCAGAGTGGGAACTGCTAATTCTGACCCAACTTGCAATGGCTTTAGGCAGAACCGGTGCTACAAGCCCAGTTTAACTGTTGAGCAG GCCTTAAAGCAGAATGATAAGGAACACTACAGACGGTTGCTGGAGATGGTGACAGAGAAATACAGCAAAACCCAACCACTACCTTTCAACCAAGCAAAGCAAGA TGAGTCAGTGTCTCAAGTTGATCACAAAATCACTGCTTCAGGAAAAACCTTTGAATCATCAGTGTCCaggaaaataaaatgcacag CTGTGCCAAGTGTGTATACATGGAGAAATACTTCTGCAACTAAGGACAG GTGGGGTGGTATATATAGTAAGTCAGTCACTGGATCCTTCGAGGACACACAGCCTGTAAGATGTGCAAAG AATCCAGCAGCAGAGTTGGACCTTTCTACAGAAGTGGCTACTCGCCTCAGTCTAGTGGACCGAGACACTCATGCCATTAGTCTGTATAACACACAGTCTGCACATAAAAGGCATAGTGACGAGGAGATACCTAGGCTTACAAGG gAGATGGCAGCAGAAGTGAGTGGAGCTCTGTCACAGAGAGATCCTAACCTTGTTCTAAGTGCAGGTTTCAAACTATATATCACACAGAGAGACCTTGCTACACTGGAGGAGGGTTGTTGCCTCAATGATGAG gtAATTAACTTCTACCTTTCCCTCCTAATGGAGAGGGGGTCCAGTGAAGCAGGGCGGTTGAAAGTCTATTCCTTCAGCACCTTCTTTTTTCCAAAGCTACGGGGCGGAGGAGGCAATCAGACTAGTGGACATGCTGCCGTCAGGCGTTGGACCAAGGCTGTTGACCTCTTTCTTTTTGACCTCATCCTGGTCCCTCTGCATCTGGGAGCCCACTGGGCAATGGCT GTGATAGATTTAAAGTCAAAGGCAGTGAAGTCATATGACTCTTTGGGTCATGGACATGATGACATCTGCAGACTTTTACT ACTCTACCTGAAAGAGGAACACAGAGCAAAAAAAGACAGGGAGCTTGACAGTGCCAAATGGGTTATTGGAAGCTTAAGGGCAAGC GAAATTCCCCAGCAGGAAAATGGGACAGACTGTGGTGTGTTTGCCTGTAAATATGCTGACTATATTGTAAGAGGAAAGCCTCTCTCCTTTAAACAG TGCCACATGCCTCTCTTCAGGAAGTTAATGATATGGGAAATCCTCAATCGGAAGCTGCTATAG